A genomic window from Pagrus major chromosome 23, Pma_NU_1.0 includes:
- the gfap gene encoding glial fibrillary acidic protein, which produces METQRYQSSYRKRFGPQSSSSTGVRIGTLSSSRYSWHGTPRNLTHSSPISRVSLGSINTALLLGSPGDRLDFSADTLMKTQYKETRTNEKMEMMGLNDRFASYIEKVRLLEQQNKVLVAELNQLKGKEPSRLGDIYQEELRELRRQVDGLTAGKARLEIEMENLVADMGTLKQRLQEEIGLRQDAEQNLNACRQDVDEASLNRVQLERKIDALQEEINFLKKTHDEELRELQDQIMAHQVHVDLDVSKPDLTAALRDIRVQYETMASSNMQETEEWYRSKFADLTDAANRNTEALRQAKQEANEYRRQVQVLNCDLEALRGTNESLERQLREMEDRFSMETTGYQDTVSHLEEEIHGLKEEMARHLQEYQDLLNVKLALDIEIATYRKLLEGEESRITIPVQSFSNLQFRETNLDTKTPEAHVKRSILVRTVETRDGEIIKESTTEHKDLP; this is translated from the exons ATGGAGACTCAAAGATACCAGTCCTCGTACAGGAAGCGTTTTGGGCCCCAGAGCTCAAGCAGCACAGGAGTCAGAATTGGGACCCTTTCTTCCAGTCGGTACTCCTGGCATGGCACCCCTCGCAACCTCACCCACTCCAGCCCGATATCCAGGGTCTCCTTGGGCTCAATCAACACAGCCCTGCTCCTGGGGAGCCCTGGGGACCGGCTGGACTTCTCAGCTGACACCCTGATGAAGACCCAGTACAAGGAAACGCGCACTAATGAGAAGATGGAGATGATGGGCCTGAATGACCGTTTTGCCAGCTACATTGAGAAGGTGCGCCTGTTGGAGCAGCAAAACAAGGTGCTGGTGGCAGAACTGAACCAGCTGAAGGGAAAGGAGCCCAGCCGTCTGGGAGACATCTaccaggaggagctgagagaaCTGCGTCGGCAGGTGGACGGTCTCACTGCTGGCAAAGCTCGGCTGGAGATAGAGATGGAAAACCTGGTTGCAGATATGGGCACGCTCAAGCAGAG GTTGCAGGAGGAGATCGGCCTCCGCCAGGATGCAGAGCAAAATTTGAATGCCTGCAGACAG GATGTGGATGAGGCTTCTCTAAATCGTGTCCAGTTGGAGAGGAAGATCGATGCCCTGCAGGAAGAGATAAACTTCCTGAAGAAGACTCAtgatgag GAGCTGCGTGAGTTGCAGGATCAGATCATGGCCCATCAGGTGCATGTTGACCTGGATGTCTCCAAACCAGACCTGACTGCTGCTCTGAGAGACATCAGGGTCCAGTATGAAACCATGGCCTCTTCTAATATGCAGGAGACGGAGGAGTGGTACCGATCCAAG TTTGCTGACCTGACGGATGCAGCCAATCGAAACACAGAAGCCCTGCGTCAGGCCAAACAGGAGGCCAATGAATACCGCCGTCAGGTCCAAGTGTTGAACTGCGACCTTGAGGCTCTCCGTGGGACA AACGAGTCTCTGGAACGTCAGCTGCGGGAGATGGAGGACCGCTTCTCCATGGAGACAACTGGTTACCAGGATACAGTGAGCCATCTGGAGGAGGAGATCCATGGGTTGAAGGAGGAGATGGCGAGACACCTGCAGGAATACCAGGACCTTCTCAATGTCAAGCTGGCCCTGGATATCGAGATTGCCACCTACAGGAAGCTgctggagggagaggaaagCAG GATCACCATCCCAGTTCAGAGCTTTTCCAACCTGCAGTTTAGAG AAACTAATCTGGACACTAAAACCCCAGAGGCCCACGTGAAGAGGAGCATCCTGGTTCGAACTGTGGAGACCAGAGATGGGGAG ATCATTAAGGAATCAACAACTGAGCACAAGGATCTTCCTTAA
- the limd2 gene encoding LIM domain-containing protein 2, protein MDTRSTTEEKPVQRSKSFSFKTQKEVCSSCEKTVYPMERLVANNLVFHSTCFCCKHCNAKLSLGTFAALQGEFYCKPHFQQLFKSKGNYDEGFGRKQHKELWASKEPDNITKTA, encoded by the exons GACACCAGGAGCACCACTGAAGAGAAACCTGTCCAGCGATCCAAG TCCTTCAGCTTTAAGACCCAAAAGGAAGTGTGTTCATCATGTGAGAAGACGGTCTACCCGATGGAGAGATTGGTTGCCAACAACCTGGTCTTCCATTCAACATGCTTCTGCTGCAAGCACTGCAACGCCAAACTCAG CCTTGGCACCTTTGCAGCTCTTCAAGGTGAATTCTACTGTAAACCCCACTTTCAGCAGCTGTTCAAAAGCAAAGGCAACTATGACGAGGGCTTCGGACGCAAACAGCACAAAGAGCTCTGGGCCTCCAAGGAGCCAGATAATATAACAAAGACGGCATAA
- the map3k3 gene encoding mitogen-activated protein kinase kinase kinase 3: MNERQALHSIMKDLVALQMTRRQPVLPFDSGKPKALAQANRQDDVRIKFEFSGERRILMFGRPVQFEEIQQKVKAVFGQQLDLHYMNNELSIPLRGQDDLDKAIDLLDRSSNMKSIKILLLTQEHSNASSPSHHVPCKQVRIKSSQSTGDVSTVYQSSEPRGRHLSTGSQNTGRSSPPPGYVPERQQRIARQGSYTSINSEGEFIPETSDQCVLDPWSSAENSVSGSCQSLDSNSDSPSLRKSRMHRAKSYPDNRQEFSDRENHVYDRVAGKGGTYPRRYHVSLHHKDHSEGRRTFPRIRRPQGNLFTLVPSRRSLNGSEESLGSWQLVDAQGRLRPQERSVAHKSPSAPMTWRRGKLLGQGAFGRVYLCYDVDTGRELAAKQVQFDPESPETSKEVSALECEIQLLKNLHHERIVQYYGCLRDHNEKTLTIFMEYMPGGSVKDQLKAYGALTENVTRKYTRQILEGMSYLHSNMIVHRDIKGANILRDSAGNVKLGDFGASKRLQTICMSGTGIRSVTGTPYWMSPEVISGEGYGRKADVWSLGCTVVEMLTEKPPWAEYEAMAAIFKIATQPTNPLLPSHTSDQARDFISCIFVEAKHRPSAEELLRHPFSQILC; the protein is encoded by the exons ATGA ACGAGAGGCAGGCGCTCCACTCTATAATGAAGGACCTGGTTGCCCTCCAGATGACGCGGCGCCAGCCTGTGTTACCATTTGACAGCGGCAAACCCAAGGCACTGGCCCAGGCCAACAGACAG GATGATGTCAGGATAAAGTTTGAGttctcaggagagaggag GATCCTGATGTTTGGACGACCTGTGCAGTTCGAGGAAATCCAGCAGAAAGTTAAGGCCGTCTTTGGCCAGCAGCTAGACCTGCATTATATGAACAATGAG TTGTCCATCCCTCTGCGAGGTCAGGATGACCTGGACAAGGCAATCGACCTCCTGGATCGGAGCTCCAACATGAAGAGCATCAAGATCTTGTTGCTCACTCAGGAGCACAGCAat GCCTCCTCTCCGTCCCACCATGTGCCGTGTAAGCAGGTGAGGATCAAGTCCTCCCAGTCGACTGGAGACGTTAGCACAGTGTATCAATCCTCCGAGCCCAGGGGGCGCCACCTATCAACCG GTTCTCAGAACACGGGGCGCAGCTCGCCGCCTCCTGGCTACGTGCCTGAACGCCAGCAGAGGATTGCCCGGCAAGGTTCATATACCAGCATAAACAGTGAGGGGGAGTTCATCCCTGAGACCAGCGATCAGTGT GTGCTGGATCCCTGGAGCAGTGCCGAAAACTCTGTCTCTGGAAGCTGTCAGTCTCTGGACAGCAACTCAGACAG CCCCTCGCTGAGGAAGTCGCGCATGCACAGGGCCAAGAGTTACCCTGATAATCGTCAGGAGTTCTCAG ACAGGGAGAATCATGTGTATGACAGGGTAGCAGGGAAAGGGGGCACCTATCCTCGAAGGTACCATGTCTCCCTGCATCATAAAGACCACAGCGAAG GACGTCGAACGTTTCCTCGGATTCGTCGCCCCCAGGGGAACCTATTCACTCTGGTGCCCTCGCGCCGGTCGCTCAACGGCAGCGAGGAGAGTCTGGGCAGCTGGCAACTGGTTGACGCTCAGGGCAGGCTCCGTCCCCAAGAACGTTCTGTCGCACATAAGT ctcCCAGTGCTCCGATGACGTGGCGGCGGGGAAAGCTACTGGGCCAGGGAGCATTCGGTCGGGTTTACCTGTGTTACGATGTGGATACTGGGAGGGAGCTGGCTGCCAAGCAAGTCCAGTTTGACCCTGAGAGTCCAGAGACCAGCAAG GAGGTCAGCGCTTTGGAGTGTGAGATCCAGTTGCTGAAAAATCTGCATCACGAGCGCATAGTTCAGTATTACGGCTGTCTGAGGGACCACAATGAGAAGACCCTCACTATTTTCATGGAGTACATGCCGGGG GGTTCAGTCAAAGACCAGCTGAAGGCCTACGGAGCgctgacagaaaatgtgacCCGGAAGTACACAAGACAGATCCTGGAGGGCATGTCCTATCTGCACAGCAACATGATCGTACACAGGGATATCAAAG GTGCCAACATCCTACGGGATTCAGCCGGCAACGTGAAGCTGGGAGACTTTGGTGCCAGCAAGAGGCTACAGACCATCTGCATGTCTGGCACCGGCATCCGCTCTGTGACCGGCACCCCCTACTGGATGAGCCCGGAGGTGATCAGTGGAGAGGGCTACGGCAGGAAGGCTGATGTCTG GAGCCTTGGTTGTACGGTGGTAGAGATGCTGACAGAAAAGCCTCCATGGGCTGAATACGAGGCCATGGCAGCAATATTCAAGATCGCCACCCAGCCCACCAACCCACTGCTGCCCTCGCACACCTCCGACCAGGCACGGGACTTCATTAGCTGCATTTTTGTGGAGGCCAAACACAGGCCCAGTGCTGAGGAGCTGCTCAGACATCCCTTCTCCCAGATTCTGTGCTGA